The following proteins are co-located in the Ascidiaceihabitans donghaensis genome:
- a CDS encoding quaternary amine ABC transporter ATP-binding protein, producing MTEPMVSLRGLYKIFGARDKDVLHHVENGMGKEELLAQHKHVLGLNNINVDMQAGEITVVMGLSGSGKSTLIRHLNRLIEPTAGEIIVQGEDVMKLSEDGLRTARQEKMSMVFQKFALLPHKTVLKNAGMPLSVRGHTEDACDKEATKWLERVGLKGFENHYPAQLSGGMQQRVGIARALTANTDIMLMDEAFSALDPLIRTDMQDLLLELQKELHKTIVFITHDLDEALKLADHLVILKDGYVVQQGEPQHILLAPNDPYIEDFVSDINRARVLRVRSIMKPLVGGEVPENAHGDVDANDTLESMIARSGGDTSHAYLVKEDGETVGTLDMTELVRALVPRVASHDGERQY from the coding sequence ATGACAGAACCAATGGTTAGCCTTCGCGGGCTCTACAAAATATTCGGAGCCCGCGACAAGGATGTTTTGCATCATGTCGAGAACGGCATGGGCAAAGAAGAGCTTTTGGCCCAGCACAAACACGTGCTGGGGCTTAACAACATCAACGTCGACATGCAGGCAGGCGAAATCACCGTCGTGATGGGCTTGTCGGGGTCGGGCAAGTCAACGCTGATCCGCCACCTCAATCGGTTGATCGAACCCACTGCCGGCGAGATCATCGTGCAGGGTGAAGATGTGATGAAACTGTCCGAGGACGGTTTGCGCACAGCACGGCAGGAAAAGATGTCGATGGTGTTTCAGAAGTTTGCGCTTCTGCCTCACAAAACCGTGCTGAAAAATGCAGGGATGCCGTTGTCCGTGCGCGGTCACACCGAAGACGCTTGCGACAAGGAAGCGACAAAATGGCTGGAACGTGTTGGTCTTAAAGGCTTTGAAAACCACTATCCCGCACAATTGTCAGGTGGCATGCAACAACGTGTGGGCATCGCCCGCGCTTTGACCGCCAACACCGATATCATGCTAATGGACGAAGCTTTTTCAGCGCTTGATCCTTTGATCCGGACCGACATGCAAGACCTGCTGCTGGAGCTGCAAAAAGAGCTGCATAAAACCATCGTCTTTATCACACATGATTTGGACGAAGCGCTTAAGCTGGCTGATCATCTTGTGATCCTGAAAGACGGATACGTCGTTCAGCAGGGCGAACCCCAGCACATCCTGCTTGCGCCCAACGACCCCTACATCGAAGACTTTGTCAGCGACATTAACCGCGCGCGTGTGTTGCGCGTCCGGTCCATTATGAAACCGCTGGTAGGGGGCGAAGTGCCAGAAAACGCGCATGGTGATGTGGATGCCAATGACACGCTCGAAAGCATGATTGCGCGGTCTGGCGGGGACACCTCGCATGCGTATCTTGTCAAAGAAGACGGTGAAACTGTCGGTACATTGGACATGACAGAACTGGTGCGCGCACTGGTGCCGCGTGTTGCGTCCCATGATGGTGAACGGCAGTACTAA
- a CDS encoding ABC transporter permease produces the protein MAFYDKIFSALGLSDWCGEAGDGAPLSMADLMAQAGGKEASGPVFPFPSLDNLNESCSSVIQSRDVTKGIEEGFLAAKPALKTVLDPITQPLSWMLDGALWLFEATPWYVMIPILVAIAWYASRSKPVTIFVFVSIMLLGLVDHYDVAMQTLSIIFVCTTISVLLGVPIGIAMSKSDRLQKGTVPILDLLQTLPTFVYLIPLIFLFSVTESKLYGIAIILYAIVPVIRLTDLGIRLVDQDVIEAANAFGMNSRQKLLRVQLPLALPNIMAGINQTIMMSLAMVVIASLVSAPGLGVNVLRGIRNLELGVGIVAGIGIVLLAVILDRVSKAALTRVDMTHVKH, from the coding sequence ATGGCCTTTTATGATAAGATATTCAGCGCCTTAGGGCTCAGCGATTGGTGTGGCGAGGCCGGAGACGGTGCGCCCCTTTCGATGGCAGACCTTATGGCACAAGCGGGCGGAAAAGAGGCTTCCGGCCCTGTCTTCCCGTTTCCCTCACTTGATAACCTAAATGAGAGTTGCAGCAGCGTTATCCAGTCACGTGATGTGACAAAAGGCATCGAAGAAGGGTTTTTGGCGGCAAAGCCAGCGCTGAAAACCGTCCTTGACCCGATCACACAACCCCTCAGCTGGATGCTGGATGGCGCGCTTTGGTTGTTTGAGGCAACGCCGTGGTATGTGATGATTCCGATCCTTGTTGCCATCGCATGGTATGCAAGCCGGTCCAAACCGGTGACGATATTTGTATTTGTTTCGATCATGTTGCTTGGTCTGGTGGACCACTACGATGTTGCGATGCAGACGCTCTCTATCATCTTCGTCTGTACGACGATTTCGGTTTTGCTTGGCGTGCCCATCGGCATTGCCATGTCCAAATCTGACAGGTTGCAAAAAGGCACAGTGCCCATTCTGGATTTGCTGCAAACCTTGCCGACCTTTGTGTATCTCATTCCGCTGATTTTTCTGTTCTCGGTGACAGAATCCAAGCTTTACGGGATTGCGATCATTTTATACGCGATTGTGCCGGTGATCCGTTTGACCGATCTGGGTATTCGTCTGGTGGACCAGGATGTGATTGAAGCTGCGAACGCCTTCGGGATGAATTCCAGACAGAAACTGTTGCGTGTGCAATTGCCACTGGCGCTGCCCAACATCATGGCTGGCATCAACCAGACCATCATGATGAGCCTTGCCATGGTTGTGATTGCGTCCTTGGTATCGGCGCCGGGCCTTGGCGTGAACGTGCTACGGGGGATCCGCAACCTTGAACTGGGTGTCGGCATCGTCGCTGGTATTGGTATCGTTCTTTTGGCCGTGATCCTTGACCGTGTGTCCAAAGCCGCTCTCACGCGGGTCGATATGACCCACGTCAAACACTAA
- a CDS encoding glycine betaine ABC transporter substrate-binding protein, with amino-acid sequence MKKTTLLKGAAVAALMTSGSAAYADCGDVTITEMNWASSAVVTAVSAFLMEQGLGCNVQKVPSSTVTAITSITETGEPDILTEVWANSTPAYPGLLEEGKLVELADVLSDGGVEAWWIPAYLAESNPELTTWEGIMANPEKVGGKFHDCPSGWACDIINNNNLIALDAAGGGLERFQHGSGETLQTSIAAAFEEKAPWFGYYWAPTAVLGKYPMVAVKVGDFDADAHTCNGDVDCANPSFSAYPASKVVTAVAGGFSEREPQAAALMANVSFTNDQMGEILAWRLDNNASYDEAAVYFLTNYKDVWAAWLDEEATENLSALLK; translated from the coding sequence ATGAAAAAAACCACACTTTTGAAAGGCGCAGCAGTTGCAGCGTTGATGACATCCGGTTCTGCCGCATATGCGGATTGCGGTGATGTTACGATCACTGAAATGAACTGGGCATCTTCTGCTGTTGTTACAGCCGTATCCGCGTTCCTGATGGAACAGGGTTTGGGCTGCAACGTGCAAAAAGTGCCGTCTTCCACCGTGACAGCCATCACATCCATCACCGAAACAGGTGAGCCTGACATTCTGACTGAAGTCTGGGCGAACTCCACTCCGGCATACCCGGGCCTGTTGGAAGAAGGTAAATTGGTTGAGCTTGCGGATGTTCTGTCCGATGGCGGCGTCGAAGCTTGGTGGATCCCTGCCTATCTTGCGGAATCCAACCCAGAGCTGACAACATGGGAAGGCATCATGGCCAACCCAGAGAAAGTCGGCGGCAAGTTCCACGATTGTCCGTCAGGCTGGGCGTGCGACATCATCAACAACAACAACCTGATCGCTTTGGACGCGGCCGGTGGCGGGCTTGAGCGCTTCCAGCACGGTTCCGGTGAAACACTGCAGACGTCGATCGCTGCGGCGTTTGAAGAAAAGGCACCATGGTTCGGCTACTACTGGGCGCCAACAGCCGTTTTGGGCAAATACCCGATGGTTGCCGTTAAAGTGGGCGATTTCGACGCCGACGCACACACGTGCAACGGCGACGTTGACTGCGCCAACCCATCTTTCTCGGCCTACCCTGCGTCCAAAGTTGTGACAGCAGTGGCAGGCGGTTTTTCAGAGCGTGAACCACAAGCAGCAGCTTTGATGGCAAACGTCAGCTTCACCAACGACCAGATGGGTGAAATTCTGGCATGGCGTTTGGACAACAACGCGTCCTATGACGAAGCGGCCGTGTACTTCCTGACAAACTACAAAGACGTTTGGGCGGCATGGTTGGACGAAGAAGCCACAGAAAACCTTTCTGCGCTTCTTAAGTAA
- a CDS encoding M24 family metallopeptidase translates to MNGAVSERGFAHSEFRARTENAQALMAAAGIDGLLLMSEQDVRYFTGFHTLFWQSPTRPWFVFVPANGQPVAVIPEIGAELMGRSWLKDIRTWSAPAPEDDGISLLHDVLAPLSQTGAKLGVMMGHETKLQMPLGDWQNLMAGLPGLNIVDVTGLVQGLRMVKSGAEIEKLRHICGIGSAAFARVPEIMSLGQPLEDVFRTFRIAALQAGADDAPYVVGAAAQGGYADVISPPTQRPLQHGDVLMLDTGCTWDGYFCDFDRNWAIGTADDAAKRAYDVLWRATQAGIDAAKPGNTCRDLFMAMSKVIAELDGSGGDIGRLGHGLGMQLTEQPSHAAFDNTELKENMVLTIEPSLSYGDGLMMVHEENIVVRGGGADLLSTRAAPELPVIG, encoded by the coding sequence ATGAATGGCGCGGTGTCCGAACGGGGTTTTGCCCATTCTGAGTTTCGTGCACGTACCGAAAACGCGCAAGCGTTGATGGCCGCCGCCGGCATTGATGGTCTGCTGCTGATGAGCGAACAGGACGTGCGTTACTTCACGGGGTTCCACACGCTATTTTGGCAAAGCCCGACGCGGCCTTGGTTTGTGTTTGTCCCCGCCAACGGTCAGCCGGTTGCGGTTATCCCTGAAATTGGTGCTGAATTGATGGGGCGTTCGTGGCTTAAGGATATTCGGACATGGAGTGCGCCTGCGCCGGAGGACGACGGCATAAGCCTGCTGCACGACGTGCTTGCGCCTTTGTCGCAAACGGGTGCCAAACTTGGCGTTATGATGGGGCACGAGACCAAGCTGCAGATGCCTCTTGGGGATTGGCAAAACTTGATGGCCGGTCTGCCGGGGCTGAACATCGTTGATGTGACAGGGCTGGTTCAGGGGCTGCGCATGGTGAAGTCCGGCGCCGAGATTGAAAAACTGCGCCATATCTGCGGCATCGGGTCCGCGGCGTTTGCCCGTGTTCCCGAGATCATGTCGCTTGGTCAACCGCTTGAAGATGTGTTTCGCACCTTTCGGATTGCAGCGCTGCAGGCAGGGGCAGATGACGCCCCTTATGTTGTGGGTGCGGCCGCCCAGGGGGGCTATGCCGACGTGATTTCGCCACCAACGCAGCGCCCTTTGCAACATGGCGATGTGCTGATGCTGGACACAGGCTGCACATGGGATGGATATTTTTGCGATTTTGACCGCAACTGGGCCATCGGCACGGCAGATGATGCCGCAAAACGCGCTTATGATGTGCTGTGGCGTGCCACCCAGGCGGGCATAGATGCTGCCAAACCCGGCAACACATGCCGCGATTTGTTCATGGCGATGTCAAAGGTGATTGCAGAACTTGATGGCTCGGGCGGGGATATCGGACGGCTGGGCCACGGACTTGGCATGCAACTGACAGAACAGCCGTCTCATGCGGCTTTCGACAACACAGAATTGAAAGAAAACATGGTTCTGACGATTGAGCCGTCCTTGTCTTACGGTGACGGTTTGATGATGGTACATGAAGAAAATATTGTGGTGCGTGGTGGCGGGGCTGACCTGTTGAGCACACGTGCTGCACCCGAATTGCCGGTGATTGGATGA
- a CDS encoding GntR family transcriptional regulator — MDGQGNTGRKGDPSPRPRFLQIADDIRVQIADGALKEHNILPSERSVSQTYGVSRMTGRRALEALESEGLVYSSDRRGRFVSPKRLTYNVSNMVSFVGTAQTNDVDLKIEVTDTAKTTADTQLAAALEQPVGTEILQYVRLFRTCAHPIFVETEYLLADRFPDFLDHDLAQSTTQILANRYGTSASTGDIVIRMRGAGASEAELLNIAASHAVIELEQVIRDGAGVPFCFGRQVWRGEMAEFSAHAIVNGRNDRTPSRQGYTT; from the coding sequence ATGGATGGACAAGGCAACACAGGCCGTAAAGGTGATCCATCACCGCGTCCTCGCTTTCTCCAGATCGCTGATGACATCCGTGTCCAGATCGCGGATGGCGCGTTGAAAGAACACAATATTCTTCCATCCGAACGCAGCGTGTCCCAAACGTATGGCGTAAGCCGCATGACAGGGCGCCGTGCACTGGAAGCGCTTGAAAGCGAAGGCCTTGTTTACAGTTCGGACCGGCGCGGGCGTTTCGTATCGCCCAAGAGACTGACATACAATGTCAGCAACATGGTCAGCTTTGTCGGCACTGCCCAGACCAACGACGTTGATCTGAAAATCGAAGTCACCGACACCGCCAAGACGACTGCCGACACCCAGTTAGCTGCTGCGTTGGAGCAACCGGTCGGCACCGAGATTTTACAGTATGTGCGCCTGTTTCGCACATGCGCACATCCGATATTTGTCGAAACGGAATATTTGCTGGCGGACAGGTTCCCCGATTTTCTGGATCACGATCTGGCGCAGTCCACGACCCAAATTCTGGCCAATCGCTACGGCACCTCGGCCAGCACTGGTGATATCGTGATCCGGATGCGCGGTGCAGGTGCGTCCGAGGCAGAATTGCTGAACATTGCGGCAAGTCATGCCGTTATAGAACTGGAACAAGTGATCCGAGACGGCGCGGGTGTACCCTTCTGCTTCGGACGTCAGGTGTGGCGCGGTGAGATGGCAGAATTTTCAGCCCATGCCATTGTGAATGGCCGGAATGACCGGACGCCTTCGCGCCAGGGGTACACCACATGA